From Methylobacterium radiodurans, a single genomic window includes:
- a CDS encoding transposase — MRRSLHTDEEIAFLLGEAARGIPIAEICASAHVSLGTFYRWRRRLGGLKPAGVVRLDRAEQENAVLRAEVQRLRAALAARSVPADRALPPRPGPRHRGAEASVGRFAFVRTAN, encoded by the coding sequence ATGCGTCGATCCCTGCACACGGACGAGGAGATCGCCTTCCTGCTGGGCGAGGCCGCGCGCGGTATACCGATCGCCGAGATCTGCGCGAGCGCCCACGTCTCGCTCGGCACCTTCTATCGCTGGCGCCGCCGCCTCGGCGGCCTCAAGCCCGCGGGCGTCGTCCGCCTCGACCGGGCGGAGCAGGAGAACGCGGTCCTGCGGGCGGAGGTGCAGCGCCTGCGCGCGGCGCTGGCGGCGCGCTCCGTCCCGGCCGACCGGGCGCTGCCGCCGCGGCCGGGTCCGCGCCATCGCGGTGCGGAGGCCAGCGTGGGCCGCTTCGCATTCGTCCGGACGGCGAATTGA
- a CDS encoding acetamidase/formamidase family protein, translating to MSTHHEIPATPETMVLGYFDAALAPILTVESGDTVTLHSHPAGGRESLHPDSSRLPADLTAALDTLKPGPGPHFVTGPVHVRGAEPGDMLQVDILDLKFRLDWGFVAILPLLGTLPDEFTDYETVHADIDVARGVCRLPWGTELPLDPFFGILGTAPPAAWGRVGTPVPRAFGGNMDNKEMRVGTTLYLPVFNPGAGFYAGDGHGVQGDGEVCITALETGLTGTFRLTVRKDLRGVWPFAETPTDLMSIGLHETLDEAMRQAVREMVRLVCARTDLTRNQAYMLCSLAGNLRITQTVDGNKGVHMLMPKAALAQKG from the coding sequence GTGTCCACGCATCACGAGATTCCCGCCACCCCCGAGACAATGGTGCTCGGCTATTTCGACGCCGCGCTCGCGCCCATTCTCACCGTCGAGTCCGGCGACACCGTCACCCTGCACTCGCACCCGGCAGGCGGCCGAGAATCGCTCCACCCCGACTCGTCGCGGCTCCCGGCCGACCTTACGGCGGCGCTCGATACGCTGAAGCCCGGACCCGGCCCCCACTTCGTCACCGGACCTGTCCACGTGCGCGGCGCCGAGCCCGGCGACATGCTGCAAGTCGACATCCTCGATCTGAAGTTCCGGCTCGACTGGGGGTTCGTGGCGATCCTGCCGCTGCTCGGCACGCTGCCCGACGAATTCACCGACTACGAGACCGTTCACGCCGACATCGACGTCGCGCGCGGCGTCTGCCGCCTGCCCTGGGGCACGGAACTCCCGCTCGACCCCTTCTTCGGCATCCTCGGCACCGCCCCACCGGCTGCCTGGGGCCGGGTCGGCACGCCGGTACCGCGAGCCTTCGGCGGAAACATGGACAACAAGGAGATGCGGGTCGGCACCACGCTCTACCTGCCGGTGTTCAACCCCGGGGCCGGCTTCTACGCGGGCGACGGGCACGGCGTGCAGGGCGACGGCGAGGTCTGCATCACCGCGCTGGAGACCGGGCTGACCGGCACCTTCCGGCTCACCGTGCGCAAGGATCTCCGGGGCGTTTGGCCCTTCGCCGAGACACCCACCGACCTGATGTCGATCGGCCTGCACGAGACCCTCGACGAGGCGATGCGCCAGGCCGTGCGCGAGATGGTGCGCCTCGTCTGCGCGCGCACGGACCTCACCCGCAACCAAGCCTACATGCTCTGCTCGCTCGCCGGGAACCTGCGCATCACGCAGACTGTGGATGGCAACAAGGGCGTGCACATGCTGATGCCGAAGGCGGCTCTCGCCCAGAAGGGGTGA
- the urtE gene encoding urea ABC transporter ATP-binding subunit UrtE, which translates to MTRATAPAALTVEGLDQHYGSAQVLRGVGLAIEPGACLAVLGRNGAGKTTLLRCLTGMIPASRGSVRLDGADLTRLAPDRRARAGLAYVPQGREIFPDLSVAENLRVAARAHGLERTDAVDEAAALFPALRGLWGRPGGNLSGGQQQQLAIARALATRPRALLLDEPTEGIQPSIVAAIETVLAGLKGRITVLLVEQYLDFALSVADAVVVLSRGSVVERGERGALSRADLSLHIAV; encoded by the coding sequence ATGACCCGCGCGACCGCACCCGCCGCCCTCACCGTCGAGGGGCTCGACCAGCATTACGGCAGCGCGCAGGTGCTGCGCGGCGTCGGGCTCGCGATCGAACCCGGCGCCTGCCTCGCGGTGCTCGGCCGCAACGGCGCCGGCAAGACCACGCTGCTGCGCTGCCTCACCGGCATGATCCCGGCGAGCCGCGGCTCGGTTCGCCTCGACGGGGCCGACCTGACGCGCTTGGCCCCCGACCGGCGCGCGCGCGCGGGCCTCGCCTATGTTCCGCAGGGGCGCGAGATCTTCCCCGACCTCTCGGTTGCCGAGAACCTGCGGGTCGCAGCCCGCGCGCACGGACTGGAGCGGACCGACGCGGTTGACGAGGCCGCCGCCTTGTTCCCGGCGCTCCGCGGCCTCTGGGGGCGGCCGGGCGGCAACCTCTCGGGCGGGCAGCAGCAGCAACTCGCCATCGCCCGCGCGCTCGCGACCCGCCCCCGCGCGCTCCTCCTCGACGAGCCGACCGAGGGCATCCAGCCCTCGATTGTCGCGGCGATCGAGACCGTGCTCGCCGGGCTGAAGGGCCGGATCACCGTGCTCCTGGTCGAGCAGTACCTCGATTTCGCGCTCTCGGTCGCCGACGCCGTGGTGGTCCTCTCCCGCGGCAGCGTCGTCGAGCGCGGCGAGCGCGGGGCACTGAGCCGCGCCGACCTCTCGCTCCACATCGCCGTCTAG
- a CDS encoding ABC transporter ATP-binding protein — MSALVVDGLTVAFGRFRALDALSLAVDPGEVRAVIGPNGAGKTTLLDVISGITKPMSGRVMLGDRLDLTRISEAAIARAGVRRKFQKPSVFPALTVRENLAIGCGPDLGPGPRAARIAAVLGEIGLGARAAVPAGSLAHGEKQWLEIGMVLAAEPRLLLLDEPVAGLSDAETQRTAELIGRLRRPDRAILVIEHDMGFVEAIADKVTVLHEGRTLYEGGMRGAREDARVIEVFLGR; from the coding sequence ATGAGCGCGCTCGTCGTCGATGGGCTGACCGTCGCGTTCGGCCGCTTCCGGGCGCTCGACGCGCTCTCGCTCGCCGTCGATCCCGGCGAGGTCCGCGCCGTGATCGGCCCGAACGGGGCCGGCAAGACCACGCTGCTCGACGTGATCTCCGGCATCACCAAGCCGATGTCCGGCCGGGTGATGCTGGGCGACCGGCTCGACCTCACGCGGATCTCCGAGGCCGCGATCGCCCGGGCCGGAGTGCGGCGCAAATTCCAGAAGCCCAGCGTCTTCCCCGCGCTCACCGTGCGCGAGAACCTCGCGATCGGCTGCGGGCCGGATCTCGGCCCGGGGCCGCGCGCGGCGCGGATCGCGGCTGTGCTCGGCGAGATCGGCCTCGGCGCCCGTGCCGCGGTGCCGGCGGGCTCGCTCGCGCACGGCGAGAAGCAGTGGCTGGAGATCGGCATGGTGCTGGCCGCCGAACCCAGGCTCCTGCTCCTCGACGAGCCCGTGGCCGGGCTCTCCGACGCCGAGACCCAGCGCACCGCCGAGTTGATCGGACGCCTGCGCCGGCCCGACCGCGCGATCCTGGTGATCGAGCACGACATGGGCTTCGTGGAGGCCATCGCCGACAAGGTGACGGTGCTGCACGAGGGCCGCACCCTGTACGAGGGCGGGATGCGGGGCGCCCGCGAGGATGCCCGCGTGATCGAGGTCTTCCTCGGCCGATGA
- the urtC gene encoding urea ABC transporter permease subunit UrtC, translating to MSGAVQAGLATTARKRRAPRDTLVALLVGLCLAAALGLVLGRPAPYLVNAVGQLAAFAILAVSLDLIWGYLGILSLGHGLFFAIGGYVCAMHLLAHGTSVTGQLPDFVQFMGWKGLPAYWAGLEHAPYALLLALGLAGLVAFLFGLVAFRSRVNGVYFSIISQALVYVAMLLMYRNDTGLGGNNGMTGFPLLFGWPMGSPGVVTGLAVATLLALAAVLAGTRFLVGSAIGRRTLACRDDETRLRTLGYATTRLKLQVWCLSAMIAALAGILYVPQVGIINPRVLAPDLSIEIAVWVAIGGMGRLGGAVIGAVLVNALKFWLSAAMPEAWPFILSGLVLVVVLVLPNGLLDLAGLRLRPTWARGTR from the coding sequence ATGAGCGGCGCGGTGCAGGCCGGCCTCGCAACCACCGCCCGGAAGCGGCGCGCGCCGCGCGATACGCTGGTCGCGCTCCTCGTCGGCCTGTGTCTCGCCGCGGCGCTGGGCCTCGTGCTCGGCAGGCCCGCTCCGTACCTCGTCAACGCGGTGGGCCAGCTCGCCGCCTTCGCGATCCTGGCGGTCTCCCTCGATCTGATCTGGGGCTACCTCGGCATCCTCAGCCTCGGTCACGGGCTGTTCTTCGCGATCGGCGGCTACGTCTGCGCCATGCATCTCCTGGCGCACGGGACCAGCGTGACGGGCCAGCTTCCGGATTTCGTGCAGTTCATGGGCTGGAAGGGCCTGCCGGCCTACTGGGCCGGCCTCGAACATGCGCCCTACGCCCTTCTGCTGGCCCTCGGGCTCGCCGGGCTCGTCGCCTTCCTGTTCGGGCTCGTCGCATTCCGCTCGCGCGTCAACGGGGTCTACTTCTCGATCATCAGCCAGGCGCTCGTCTACGTCGCGATGCTGCTGATGTACCGCAACGATACCGGGCTCGGCGGCAACAACGGTATGACGGGATTTCCGCTGCTCTTCGGCTGGCCGATGGGCTCGCCCGGTGTCGTCACCGGCCTCGCGGTCGCGACACTCCTGGCCCTGGCGGCGGTGCTCGCCGGCACGCGCTTCCTCGTCGGCAGCGCGATCGGGCGCCGGACGCTCGCCTGCCGCGACGACGAGACCCGCCTTCGCACGCTGGGCTACGCCACCACGCGGCTGAAGCTCCAGGTCTGGTGCCTCTCGGCGATGATCGCGGCGCTTGCCGGTATCCTCTACGTGCCGCAGGTCGGCATCATCAACCCGCGGGTGCTCGCGCCCGACCTCTCCATCGAGATCGCCGTCTGGGTGGCGATCGGCGGCATGGGACGTCTCGGCGGCGCAGTGATCGGCGCCGTCCTCGTCAACGCCCTGAAGTTCTGGCTCAGCGCCGCGATGCCTGAGGCGTGGCCCTTCATCCTCTCGGGCCTCGTCCTCGTCGTCGTGCTGGTCCTGCCGAACGGGCTCCTCGACCTCGCGGGCCTGCGCCTGCGGCCGACCTGGGCGCGGGGCACCCGATGA
- the urtB gene encoding urea ABC transporter permease subunit UrtB, whose product MNRVRAALAALAMLAIPASAAPLDRGALAVDLCGDPAAQARGAEGVVRAAADASVEDLRAAGHLLSALAERRLACGSAGALLLDGAGASEGRDALTGAMRPAAEARAPVLGLRQRALVETARAAVALLTAESVAARAAGLATLERRAGAVPDAVLERARDAERDPALRTAITGAAQAAALSSPDPEKRRAAVAAVAAAPSGAALARLQALRNEPAAADPAFTRALDAGIASVERAVRIGDGLAILYNGLSFASILFMAAVGLAIIFGLMGVINLAQGEFIMLGAYATFGVQEAFRRLAPGLLDLYLIAAIPVAFGATALVGIAVETLVLRHLYRRPLMSLLATWAVSLFLVNLVRVAVGTQNLQFAMPPYVSGGVPLYADFVVTWNRLFAILFAAATLALTLLVLRWTPLGLDIRAVTQNREMAACLGLPTRRIDRLAFGLGSGLAGLAGVALCPIYSVNPGMGSGFVIDAFMVVVLGGVGSLAGTLVAALGIGGANVLIEPLSGAVAAKVIVLVGIILFLQRRPEGLFAARRRR is encoded by the coding sequence ATGAACCGTGTCCGCGCCGCGCTCGCGGCGCTCGCGATGCTGGCGATTCCGGCCTCCGCCGCGCCCCTCGACCGGGGTGCGCTTGCGGTGGACCTCTGCGGCGACCCGGCCGCTCAGGCGCGCGGGGCGGAGGGCGTAGTGCGCGCCGCCGCCGACGCCTCGGTCGAGGATCTGAGAGCGGCCGGCCACCTGCTGTCGGCGCTTGCCGAACGGCGCCTCGCCTGCGGGAGCGCCGGCGCCCTGCTGCTCGACGGAGCGGGCGCTTCGGAAGGCCGTGACGCGCTCACGGGCGCGATGCGGCCCGCCGCCGAAGCGCGCGCGCCGGTGCTCGGCCTGCGCCAGCGTGCCCTCGTGGAGACCGCGCGCGCCGCCGTCGCGCTTCTCACGGCCGAGAGCGTCGCCGCGCGCGCCGCCGGGCTCGCCACCCTGGAGCGGCGCGCCGGCGCAGTGCCGGACGCGGTTCTGGAGCGAGCGCGGGATGCCGAGCGCGACCCCGCCCTCAGGACCGCGATCACGGGCGCGGCCCAGGCCGCCGCCCTTTCCTCGCCCGATCCGGAAAAGCGCCGCGCGGCGGTCGCCGCGGTGGCGGCGGCCCCCTCGGGGGCCGCCCTCGCCCGGCTCCAGGCCCTTCGGAACGAGCCCGCCGCAGCCGACCCGGCCTTCACCCGGGCGCTCGATGCCGGCATCGCCTCCGTGGAGCGGGCGGTGCGGATCGGAGACGGCCTCGCGATTCTCTACAACGGGCTGAGCTTTGCCAGCATCCTTTTCATGGCCGCGGTGGGCCTCGCGATCATCTTCGGCCTGATGGGGGTGATCAACCTCGCGCAGGGCGAGTTCATCATGCTGGGGGCCTACGCCACCTTCGGCGTGCAGGAGGCTTTCCGGCGCCTCGCGCCCGGTCTCCTCGATCTCTACCTCATCGCGGCGATCCCCGTGGCGTTCGGGGCGACGGCGCTCGTCGGCATCGCGGTGGAGACCCTCGTCCTGCGCCACCTCTACCGGCGCCCGCTGATGAGCCTGCTCGCCACCTGGGCGGTCAGCCTCTTCCTAGTGAACCTCGTGCGGGTCGCGGTCGGGACCCAGAACCTGCAATTCGCGATGCCGCCCTACGTCAGCGGCGGCGTGCCGCTCTACGCCGACTTCGTCGTCACCTGGAACCGCCTCTTCGCCATCCTGTTCGCGGCGGCGACCCTCGCCCTGACCCTTCTCGTCCTGCGCTGGACGCCGCTCGGCCTCGACATTCGCGCCGTGACGCAGAATCGGGAGATGGCGGCCTGCCTCGGCCTGCCGACCCGCCGGATCGACCGTCTCGCCTTCGGCCTGGGCTCCGGGCTCGCCGGCCTCGCGGGCGTGGCCCTCTGCCCGATCTACAGCGTGAATCCCGGCATGGGCTCAGGCTTCGTCATCGATGCCTTCATGGTGGTGGTGCTCGGCGGCGTCGGCAGTCTCGCGGGCACGCTGGTGGCCGCCCTCGGGATCGGCGGCGCCAACGTGCTGATCGAGCCGCTCTCGGGCGCGGTCGCCGCGAAGGTCATCGTGCTCGTCGGCATCATCCTGTTCCTGCAGCGTCGGCCGGAAGGCCTTTTCGCGGCGAGGCGGCGGCGATGA
- a CDS encoding transporter substrate-binding protein, which produces MAHLTRRGFVGSAALLAAPAIVRPAFAADTVKLGCLFSSSGTMANIEGRLNHVVRMAADEINGRGGVNGRRIEVLTSDPASDWPLYAQIGRQMLQQEKVAALFGCWTSVSRKSVLPVVEQNDGLLFYPLHFEGDENSKNVVYVNSPPASSVLPAVDYLMGPDGVGAKRFFMIGSDYVWPRTINKQLKGYWKSKGIPESAWREEYVPFGFSNFQTLVNQVRSFASQPGGQPIVVLTVVGSSIPDFLREFANQGIAATDVPILGLDMVEADLEGLDTAKLVGHLNCWAYLQAAKGEKNKAFLADWAAYVKTKSVPFSADTVIDPMVSAYDSVHLWALAAAKAGSFAVPEVRKAFAGLSFADPSGYTLTMTGENNYVSRGVFIGSVNERRGFDVLWQSPDAPKPVPFSPYG; this is translated from the coding sequence ATGGCGCATCTTACGCGGCGCGGCTTCGTCGGATCTGCGGCGCTGCTGGCAGCACCCGCGATCGTGCGGCCTGCCTTCGCGGCCGACACCGTGAAGCTCGGCTGCCTGTTCTCGTCGTCGGGCACGATGGCGAACATCGAGGGCCGCCTGAACCACGTCGTCCGCATGGCCGCCGACGAGATCAACGGCCGCGGCGGCGTCAACGGGCGCCGCATCGAGGTGCTGACCTCGGATCCGGCCTCCGACTGGCCGCTCTACGCGCAGATCGGCCGGCAGATGCTGCAGCAGGAGAAAGTGGCGGCCCTGTTCGGCTGCTGGACCTCCGTGTCGCGCAAGTCGGTCCTGCCGGTGGTCGAGCAGAACGACGGGCTGCTGTTCTACCCGCTGCATTTCGAGGGCGACGAGAATTCGAAGAACGTCGTCTACGTGAACTCGCCGCCCGCCAGTTCCGTGCTGCCGGCGGTCGACTACCTGATGGGCCCGGACGGGGTCGGCGCCAAGCGCTTCTTCATGATCGGCTCGGACTACGTCTGGCCGCGCACGATCAACAAGCAGCTGAAAGGTTACTGGAAGAGCAAGGGCATCCCGGAGAGCGCGTGGCGCGAGGAATACGTGCCCTTCGGCTTCTCGAACTTCCAGACGCTCGTGAACCAGGTGCGCAGCTTCGCCAGCCAGCCCGGCGGCCAGCCCATCGTCGTGCTCACCGTCGTCGGCTCGTCCATCCCCGACTTCCTGCGCGAGTTCGCCAACCAGGGGATCGCCGCCACCGACGTGCCGATCCTCGGCCTCGACATGGTGGAGGCCGACCTCGAAGGGCTCGATACGGCCAAGCTCGTCGGACACCTCAATTGCTGGGCCTATCTGCAGGCTGCCAAGGGCGAGAAGAACAAGGCTTTCCTGGCCGATTGGGCCGCCTACGTGAAGACGAAGAGCGTGCCCTTCAGCGCCGACACCGTGATCGACCCGATGGTGTCGGCCTACGACAGCGTCCATCTCTGGGCGCTGGCGGCCGCCAAAGCCGGCTCCTTCGCAGTGCCAGAGGTGCGCAAGGCCTTTGCGGGGCTCAGTTTCGCCGACCCTTCCGGCTACACGCTGACGATGACGGGGGAGAACAACTACGTCTCCCGTGGCGTCTTCATCGGCTCGGTCAACGAGCGGCGCGGCTTCGACGTGCTCTGGCAATCGCCCGATGCCCCGAAGCCGGTCCCGTTCAGCCCCTACGGTTGA
- a CDS encoding PAS domain S-box protein translates to MHWKHDVARAGTIVMPNCEQMLQRQKVLADFGEFALESQDLDAILTEACRLVADVLGTGRAKILEIQHDGTVFLVRAGVGWAADVVGHVRLPVSEHSLESYSIAIGRPVVTQDIRAETRFTGSAFMRAAGVIALANAPIFLPGRKAYGLLQVDATEPRDFTPEDTEFLRTYTIILGPLIDRLHKLHALDASEVRQAFLLRLSDELQPLAEPRAIMEIAVGALAGQLDVSQVGYASVQPDGRTIRAQVRYADRESPQPRSRDMELLGSELLARQRAGHTIALADVGHLAAANPELWQTLDARAFVSVPLVRGGRLVTVLYAAHRVPRTWTPDEISLIEQVAARTWDAVERAEAERALRASEERFRSLAEQAEAGIVLVDADDRVTFANDRYCEILGRARTELVGRSMRELTHPEDWPANARLLRRTLAEGIPFTIEKRYLRPDATPVWVRNAVSALREAGGQIVGGCIIAIDITERREAEERLGASEARLRLALDASRLGVWSFEVESDRFVFDARTAEISGLAPVGQLDANTIWAAVHPEDRALLQARLAEVLDPGGSGWSQAEGRFIHPDGAVRWIQARAQIVHADGQRQPGARVLGTLLDISEQRAAELALRASKARLRTLVEGVPHLVWRATAWGDRTWSSPQWCAYTGLSELASRGLGWLEAVHPQDRGGVMAAWRATEQLEALMVEHRLHDVQAACYRWFSTRAVPVRDVISGEITEWFGTSTDIDALRQLQERQSVMVAELQHRTRNLIGVVRSVAQQTLKNARSLDVFRVQFNDRLSALSRVQSLLSRSEQAPITLRTLIQSELDALGAAAMQDRINLVGPTVALRKATVQTFALALHELATNARKYGALTNERGRLEITWCTYQDEQGGSRLLLEWFEAGIVRLSESREPVRRGYGRELIEKALPYALKARTCYALNESELRCSIDIPLTDGLFMKN, encoded by the coding sequence ATGCACTGGAAGCACGACGTTGCTCGAGCCGGGACGATCGTGATGCCAAATTGCGAGCAGATGCTGCAGCGCCAGAAGGTGCTCGCGGACTTCGGCGAGTTCGCCCTGGAAAGCCAGGATCTCGACGCGATTCTGACAGAGGCCTGCCGCCTCGTGGCCGACGTGCTCGGCACCGGTCGTGCCAAGATCTTGGAGATCCAGCACGATGGCACGGTCTTCCTCGTGCGCGCCGGCGTCGGCTGGGCCGCCGACGTCGTCGGCCACGTTCGCCTGCCCGTGAGCGAGCACTCTCTGGAGAGCTACTCCATCGCCATCGGAAGGCCCGTAGTAACACAGGACATACGCGCCGAAACGCGCTTCACGGGCTCCGCTTTCATGCGTGCGGCCGGGGTGATCGCGCTTGCCAACGCGCCGATCTTCCTGCCCGGCCGAAAGGCTTACGGTCTGCTCCAGGTGGACGCGACCGAGCCGCGCGACTTCACGCCGGAGGACACGGAGTTCCTTCGCACCTACACCATCATCCTCGGGCCGCTGATCGACCGCCTGCACAAGCTCCATGCCCTCGACGCGAGCGAGGTCCGCCAAGCCTTCCTGCTGCGGCTCAGTGACGAGTTGCAGCCGCTCGCTGAGCCGCGGGCGATCATGGAGATCGCCGTGGGCGCGCTCGCCGGACAACTCGACGTGAGTCAAGTCGGCTACGCCTCCGTTCAGCCCGATGGCCGCACCATCCGGGCGCAGGTTCGCTATGCCGACCGGGAAAGCCCGCAGCCCCGCTCGCGCGATATGGAGTTGCTTGGATCCGAGCTTCTCGCGCGGCAGCGCGCGGGGCATACGATCGCGCTAGCGGATGTCGGTCATCTGGCCGCTGCCAACCCCGAACTCTGGCAGACCCTGGACGCTCGCGCCTTCGTATCGGTGCCGCTCGTGCGTGGCGGGCGCTTGGTGACCGTCTTGTACGCCGCGCACCGCGTTCCCCGAACGTGGACGCCGGACGAGATCAGCCTGATCGAGCAGGTGGCAGCCCGCACCTGGGACGCGGTCGAGCGCGCGGAGGCCGAGCGCGCTCTGCGCGCGAGCGAGGAGCGGTTCCGGTCTTTAGCCGAGCAGGCCGAGGCGGGCATCGTCCTCGTAGACGCGGACGACCGCGTCACCTTCGCCAACGATCGCTACTGCGAGATCCTGGGGCGGGCGCGGACCGAACTCGTCGGTCGCTCCATGCGTGAACTCACGCATCCGGAGGACTGGCCGGCCAACGCGCGTCTGCTGCGGCGGACGCTGGCCGAGGGTATCCCGTTTACCATCGAGAAGCGCTACTTACGCCCTGATGCCACGCCGGTATGGGTGCGCAACGCCGTGAGCGCGCTGCGCGAGGCGGGCGGCCAGATCGTGGGTGGCTGCATCATCGCCATCGACATCACCGAGCGCCGCGAAGCCGAGGAGCGACTTGGTGCGAGCGAGGCGCGGCTGCGCCTTGCCCTGGACGCGTCGCGACTCGGCGTATGGTCGTTCGAGGTGGAGAGCGACCGTTTCGTGTTTGATGCGCGGACGGCCGAGATCAGCGGGCTCGCGCCGGTCGGCCAACTCGACGCCAACACGATCTGGGCCGCGGTTCATCCCGAGGATCGTGCCCTGCTGCAGGCGCGCCTCGCCGAGGTCCTCGATCCCGGTGGGAGCGGTTGGAGCCAGGCCGAGGGCCGCTTCATCCATCCCGATGGTGCGGTTCGCTGGATCCAGGCGCGCGCGCAGATCGTCCACGCGGACGGCCAGAGACAACCGGGCGCCCGCGTGCTGGGCACACTGCTCGACATCTCTGAGCAGCGCGCGGCGGAACTGGCGCTCCGCGCGAGCAAGGCGAGGCTGCGGACACTGGTGGAGGGCGTCCCGCATCTGGTCTGGCGCGCGACGGCTTGGGGCGATCGGACTTGGTCCAGTCCGCAATGGTGCGCCTATACGGGCCTCAGCGAGCTGGCCAGCCGCGGGCTCGGTTGGCTCGAAGCCGTCCACCCGCAGGACCGTGGAGGGGTGATGGCGGCGTGGCGCGCGACGGAGCAACTGGAGGCTCTGATGGTCGAGCACCGCCTGCACGACGTACAGGCCGCGTGCTACCGCTGGTTCTCCACTCGCGCTGTGCCGGTGCGCGACGTGATCTCCGGCGAGATCACCGAGTGGTTTGGCACCTCAACCGACATCGATGCCTTGCGCCAGCTCCAAGAGCGGCAATCGGTGATGGTTGCCGAGTTGCAGCATCGCACCCGCAACCTCATCGGGGTCGTGCGCTCTGTCGCGCAACAGACCCTGAAGAATGCACGCTCGCTCGATGTATTCAGAGTGCAATTCAACGATCGTCTGTCAGCTCTCTCCCGTGTGCAGAGCTTATTATCCCGCTCTGAGCAAGCGCCGATTACTCTCCGAACGCTGATCCAGTCCGAGCTTGACGCGCTCGGTGCTGCGGCGATGCAAGATCGCATCAATTTGGTGGGACCCACGGTCGCCCTGCGCAAGGCTACGGTGCAGACCTTCGCGCTCGCCCTGCACGAGCTTGCGACGAACGCGCGCAAGTATGGCGCACTGACAAATGAGCGGGGTCGGCTCGAGATCACGTGGTGCACCTACCAAGACGAGCAGGGCGGCAGCCGGCTTCTCTTGGAGTGGTTCGAGGCAGGCATTGTGAGATTGAGCGAGAGCAGAGAGCCTGTCCGGCGCGGGTACGGGCGGGAGCTGATCGAGAAGGCTTTGCCCTATGCGTTGAAAGCCAGGACTTGCTACGCGCTGAATGAATCAGAGTTGCGTTGCTCCATTGATATTCCGCTAACAGATGGTCTATTTATGAAAAATTAG